In Hydrogenovibrio marinus, a single genomic region encodes these proteins:
- the csoS2 gene encoding carboxysome assembly protein CsoS2 encodes MSNNAQSGRAAAIARRKAQVKGKGVQASATPVATRQPAPAPEPIVTAAAPAPSQPSRPRREVSSAASAPASAAGRDAAKQKRQQQKSGKSATQAAKPTPHPKTRAKQQSEEPIVEPRQTRSEQPAKRQERRTAVKPEATVQSSGRLQSKAYRQAQVKGKVGQTAFKSKGGSQSGAKAKLANPDASSREIAKQIRAEKCSRGKVCSTGASRPTRPPRNTELPQKVGESETLSGQTVSGTQVGQGKKKMTGAETGACQLVSGTEYLGAEEFNTNCSSQPAAKPAKVTQTQTTRGQIVSGSTGVGRAEKMTGNEPGTCSAVTGTEYLPADQGQTFCGTASVKAKAAGFSVMSQPAQKSGEKITGGGSRKSQSITIKPKAPAKAPQKVMSSQTAKGNTTTGTQVGRLETVTGGDKGACKSVTGTGYQSVEEAETLCKMPAVDTATKVTASGTRGGQKVTGDRSGAYYGMTGAEAGDCQAITGTPYTGSEQSQFCSVDQQNEMKVRQPRGMNPSISGVQPGPVGLTGAQKGACELVTGTYYQGTDQTAMLCGPSSAAQPGESDFPMTMAQAAAEPMVEAPAEQGTKITGDGWDRGSKVTGTDGPWAAQRNASIKGSVRQSPMGAAQFNAGVMSEVPMSPITGSSGNTETGAKVTLSGGARA; translated from the coding sequence ATGAGTAACAATGCTCAAAGCGGTCGAGCTGCAGCCATTGCGCGCCGCAAAGCACAGGTAAAAGGAAAGGGTGTTCAAGCATCAGCTACTCCGGTAGCGACGCGTCAACCAGCACCTGCGCCAGAACCGATTGTGACTGCGGCAGCTCCTGCACCTTCGCAGCCATCTCGTCCTCGTCGTGAAGTGTCTTCAGCTGCATCTGCTCCGGCATCTGCAGCGGGACGCGACGCGGCGAAGCAGAAGAGGCAGCAGCAGAAGAGCGGGAAAAGCGCAACACAAGCAGCAAAGCCGACGCCTCACCCTAAGACTAGAGCAAAGCAACAGTCTGAAGAGCCGATTGTCGAACCTCGTCAGACTAGATCGGAACAACCAGCCAAGCGACAAGAGCGTCGTACGGCAGTAAAACCGGAAGCTACAGTGCAATCCAGCGGTCGTCTTCAATCGAAGGCATACCGTCAGGCACAAGTGAAAGGTAAGGTTGGCCAAACTGCGTTCAAATCTAAGGGCGGTAGTCAGTCAGGAGCCAAAGCGAAGTTAGCTAATCCGGACGCTTCTTCACGCGAAATTGCGAAGCAAATTCGTGCTGAGAAATGTTCACGAGGCAAAGTCTGTTCAACAGGCGCTTCGAGACCAACTCGTCCACCAAGAAACACAGAGTTGCCACAAAAAGTTGGTGAGTCTGAAACCCTAAGTGGTCAAACCGTTTCTGGTACGCAAGTGGGTCAAGGCAAGAAAAAAATGACAGGTGCAGAAACAGGTGCATGTCAATTGGTAAGCGGTACAGAGTACTTGGGTGCGGAAGAGTTCAACACTAACTGTAGTTCTCAACCAGCAGCCAAACCTGCAAAAGTGACGCAAACACAAACCACTCGTGGGCAGATTGTTAGCGGTTCAACAGGCGTAGGTCGTGCTGAAAAAATGACGGGCAATGAGCCTGGAACTTGTTCAGCGGTAACCGGTACAGAGTACTTACCAGCGGATCAAGGCCAAACGTTTTGTGGCACAGCCTCTGTAAAAGCTAAGGCAGCCGGCTTCTCGGTAATGTCTCAGCCAGCACAGAAAAGCGGTGAAAAAATCACTGGTGGCGGTAGTCGTAAGTCTCAATCGATAACGATTAAACCGAAAGCACCAGCGAAAGCACCACAAAAGGTAATGTCTTCGCAAACTGCAAAAGGCAATACCACGACTGGAACGCAAGTTGGTCGATTGGAAACAGTAACTGGGGGCGATAAAGGTGCCTGTAAATCAGTAACTGGGACTGGTTACCAAAGTGTGGAAGAGGCAGAAACGCTATGCAAGATGCCTGCAGTCGATACGGCAACAAAGGTAACGGCTTCTGGAACCCGCGGTGGACAGAAAGTAACTGGTGATCGCAGCGGTGCATACTACGGTATGACTGGTGCGGAAGCAGGTGACTGTCAAGCGATTACAGGAACGCCATATACCGGTTCGGAACAATCTCAATTTTGCTCGGTAGATCAGCAAAATGAGATGAAAGTACGCCAACCAAGAGGGATGAATCCTTCTATCTCAGGTGTACAGCCAGGACCAGTAGGTCTAACCGGTGCGCAGAAGGGTGCATGTGAATTGGTAACAGGAACCTATTACCAAGGAACTGATCAGACAGCTATGTTGTGTGGTCCTTCAAGCGCAGCTCAGCCAGGGGAGTCGGATTTTCCGATGACAATGGCACAAGCGGCAGCAGAACCAATGGTTGAAGCTCCAGCTGAACAAGGTACGAAAATTACCGGTGACGGCTGGGACAGAGGCTCAAAAGTGACAGGAACAGACGGCCCTTGGGCGGCGCAGCGTAACGCGTCAATCAAAGGTTCAGTGAGACAGTCACCGATGGGTGCAGCACAGTTCAACGCTGGCGTGATGAGTGAAGTACCTATGAGTCCGATTACCGGTTCATCTGGTAACACGGAAACGGGTGCAAAAGTTACCTTGTCCGGTGGTGCAAGAGCATAA